From Deinococcus aquiradiocola:
GGAGGTAGCTGGAGAAGTCGGTGTTCGGGAAGGGGGTGGCTTCGCTGGGCGCGACGAGCTTCCCGCCGTTCTCCTGCACGGCGGCCGTCATCTGGCGGTTGAGGTCCTGCCCGAAGACGTAGTTGGGGTAGATGATGTACCAGGTCTTGCCGCCGCGTCTGGTGACGGCGGTGCCGGTGCCGTTGGCGAGCATGTAGTTGTCGTAGGCGTAGTGGAAGGTGTACCTGTTGCACTTCTCGTTGGTGAGAGTGCTGGTGCCGGGGCCGACCGCGATGACGGGAATCTTGCGCTGGCGGGCCACTTCGGACGCGGCGAGCGCGGCGGCGCTGCTGACGAGGTCGGTGATGAAGTCCACGCCCTGCCGTTCGATCATCTCGGTGGCCTTGTTGCTGGCGATGTCGGCCTTGTTCTGGTGGTCGGCGGCCGTGACGGTGATCTTGCCCCGGTAGGCGGGGTTGGCGACGATGAAGTCCTCGACGGCCATGTTCACGGCCTTGACGGCGCCCTGCCCGGCGACTTCGGAGTACACGCCGGACAGGTCGGTGATGACGCCGATGCGGATCTGGCCGTCGCTGAGCGCGGCGAGGGGGGCGTTCTGCGCGAGGCTCAGGCTGGGCATCAGCAGGGCGGCGGTGACGAGGCCGGTGGTCAGGCGGGCGCGGGTACGGGTGCTGTTCATGGGATCTCCTGTGTGCGGTGAGATGGGGGGGCGGGGTGTGCCTACACGCTGAGGTGGTGCAGCAGGTCCCGTCGTCGTTCGCGGACTTGCTCGCGCGGGACTTCGTCCACGATGCGGCCGTCCACCATCACGTAGTGCCGGTCGGCGAGGCGCGCCGCGAAGCTGAGGTTCTGCTCGACGAGCACGATGGCGAGGCCCTGCGCCTTGAGGTCGTCGAGCATCCGGCCGATGGCCTGCACGATCACGGGCGCGAGGCCCTCGGACGGCTCGTCGAGCAGCAGCAGGCGGGGCGCGCCGCGCAGGACGCGCAGCATGGCGAGCATCTGCTGTTCCCCGCCGGAGAGTTTGGTGCCGGGGTGGTGCGCGCGTTCCCGCAGGACCGGGAAGGCGTCGTACGCGCGGTTCAGGTCCCAGCCGCCCGGTCGCAGGGGCGGCAGTTCGAGGTTCTCGCGGACCGACAGGTTCCCGAGGATGGCGCGTTCTTCCGGCACCCACGCCACGCCGCGCCGGGCGACGGCGTTGCTGTTCAGGCGCGTGATGTCCTGGCCGTCCAGGGTGACGCTGCCGCCGTTGTGACCGCGCGGGGGCGGAAGGACGCCCATGATGCGTTTGAGGGTGGTGGTCTTGCCCGCGCCGTTGCGGCCGATGAGGGACACGACCTCGCCCTGCTGCACGTCGAGGTTCACGCCGTGCAGGACGTGCGACTGGCCGTAGAAGGCCTGCAGGTCGCGGACGGTCAGGAGCGGCGTCATGCGCGGCTTCCGTGGCCGGGGGCGATGTCGGCCTCGCTGCCGTCCTCGGCGAAGATGTCTTCCTCGTGTCCGAGGTACGCGGCGATCACGGCGGGGTCCTGCCGCACCTGTTCGTAGGGGCCGCTCGCGATGACCTGGCCGTACTGCAGGACGGTGATGCGGTCGGCGAGCTGCGCGACGACGCTCATGTTGTGTTCCACCATGACGACCGTGCGTCCGGCCGCGACGCGCCGCACGAGCGCGATGACGCGCTCGATGCCTTCGGAGCCCATGCCGGAGGTGGGTTCGTCGAGCAGCAGCACGCGCGGCTCCTGCGTGAGGGACAGGCCGATCTCCAGGCCGCGTTTCTCGCCGTGCGACAGGTCCGCCGCGAGGCGGTGCTGCACGTCCTGCAGGCCCACCTGTGCCACGATCTCGTCGATGCGGGGGTCGAAGCGCTGCAGGGCGCGGTCGCTGATCCAGAAGCGGTGCGGGAGGGCGGTGGGGGCCTGCAGGGCCACGGCGAGGTTGTCGCGGACGGTCATGCTGCCGAACACGCTGGAGATCTGGAAGGAGCGGGACAGGCCGCGCCGCACGAGGTGCTGCGGGGAGAGCGTGTCGACGCGTTCGCCGAACAGGCGGACCTCGCCGGAGGTGGGTTTCAGGAAGCCGGACAGCAGGTTGAAGAGGGTGGTCTTGCCCGCGCCGTTCGGTCCGATGACGGCGTGGATCTCACCTTCGCGGATGTCGAGGGTGACGTCGTTGGTGGCGCGGAAGCCGCGGAATTCCTTGCAGAGGTGAACGGCCTGGAGTGCCGGGGTCAAGGGGTGCTCCGGGAGGTGTGGCGGGAACGGGCAGGTCTGAAGGCAGGACTGGCGGTCATGAATCCTCCTGTTCGGGCGCTCTGGGTTGTGATGTGACTCACGTGTATCACAGATGGGGGCCGGATGTGAAGGTCCGGCTCCTCCGCACCGGGCGGCCAGGAATGGGTCCGGGTGGCCCCGCGTGCGTCCTGACGGGCGTTTGTTCGCCTGCACGGCGGGCTGTCTCCGTCCGCGTGACAAACGTCCCGCCGGGGCGCGTCCAGGCACACCCTCCGGGCCGCCGCGCAGGCCCTACAATGCCTGCACCATGCTCGATTACTTCCAGGCCCGCAGTCTCCTCGGCGGAGACGAACAACTCGTGATGGACAGTGTTCGCAGCTACGTGGACGCGCAGCTCATGCCGCACATCGCCCGGTGGTGGGACGACGCCGACCTCCCGGTCCGCGACGTGATGAAGGGCCTGGGCGCGCAGGGCCTGCTCGGCCCGACCATTCCCGAGGAGTACGGCGGGTCGGGCGCCAGCTACAGCAGCTACGGCGCCATGATGTACGAACTGGAACGCTGCGACAGCGGCCTGCGCAGCGCCGCGAGCGTGCAGGGCAGCCTCGTCATGCACCCCATCTACACGTACGGCAGCGAGGAGCAGAAACGCGAGTACCTGCCGGGCCTCGCGAGCGGCGAACTCGTCGGCTGCTTCGGCCTGACCGAACCGGACGGCGGCAGCGACCCCGGTGCCATGCGGACCCGCGCCCGCCGCGACGGTGACGACTACGTCCTGAACGGCAACAAGATGTGGATCACGAACAGCCCCGAGGCGGACCTGGCGGTCGTGTGGGCCAAACTGCAGGGCGAGGACGGCAGGGACGCCGTGCGCGGCTTCATCGTGACGCGCGGCACGAGGGGCTTCAGCACCCCCAAGATCGGGCGCAAGATGAGCCTGCGCGCCAGCGTGACGGGCGAGATCGTGCTGGAGGACTGCCGCGTTCCGGCGAGCAGCATGCTGCCGGGCGTGGCGGGCCTCAAGGGGCCGCTCGGCTGCCTCACCAGCGCCCGCTACGGGATCGCGTGGGGCGCGATGGGCGCGCTGGAAGCTGTGTACGCGGCGACGCTGGAGTACACCACGGGCCGCAGCACCTTCGGCAAGCCCATCGCGGCGCGGCAGCTGGTGCAGGACAAACTGGTGCGGATGCTGACGGACCACACGACGGGCCTGCTGCTGGCCGTGCAGCTCGGACAGCTGAAGGATTCGGGCCGCATGACCTTCGGGCAGGTGAGCCTCGCCAAGCGCAACAACGTGCGCGTGGCGCTGCAGGGCGCGCGGCTCGCGCGGGAACTGCACGGCGGGAACGGCATCACCACCGAGTACCCCGTCATCCGGCACATGCTGAACCTGGAGACGGTGGACACCTACGAGGGCACGCACGACATCCACACGCTGATCGTCGGGCGCGACATCACGGGCCTCGGCGCGCTCGAATGACGGGAGCGCGGGCATAACCGGCAAGTCCGGCAGCAGGGACATCACCGGCCAGTCCGGCGGCGGGGACATAAGCGGCAAGTCCGGCAGCGCGCCGTCCGCCACGGTTTCGGCGGGGCCGGACGCGGTGCGCGGGCAGTGGCGCATGGCGTGGGTGGGGATGCTCGTCACGCTGGTGTCGGTGGCGTGCGCGCGGCTGGCGTTCGGGCTGGTGCTGCCGCAGATGCGTGCGGGCCTGCACCTGTCGTACGCGCAGGCGGGCACGCTCGGCACGCTGACGGCCCTGGGCTACCTGCTGATGCTCATTCCGGCCGGGCAGCTCGCGCGGCGCTGGAGTGCGCGCGGCAGCGTCCTGATCGGCCTGACCCTCAACACCCTGGGGTTCGTGGGGCTGTGGGGGGTGCAGTCGCTCGGGCCGCTGCGGCTGCTGATGGTGCTGCTGGGCTTGGGGACGGCGCTGGTGTTCACGCCGCTGGTGTCGCTGCTGACCGCGTGGTTCCCGGCGCGGCGCGGGACCGTGATCGGGCTCGCGTCCAGCGGCGTCGGGGTGGGACTGCTGCTGACGGGCGTACTGCTGCCGCGCCTGACGCACGCGTACGGGCCGGGCAGCTGGCGACTGATGTGGGCGGCCTTCGCGCTGCTGGGCGTGCTGGTGCTGGCGCTCGCGGCGGCCGTGCTGCGCGAGGCGCCCCGCGCGGGCGGACGGCCGGAACGCGTGCCGGGCGCGAGCCTGCGCGTGTACCGTTCGGCGGGCGTGCTGCGGGTGGGCGGCGCGTACGGGCTGGGCGGGCTGGCGTACAGCGTGCAGACGCTGTTCATGCTGAGCTTCACGCTGCAGTCCGGCGTCTCCCCTGCCGTGGCGGGCACGCTGGTCGCCGTGCACGGCCTGCTGAGCGTGTTCGCGGGCGTCGGGTGGGGGTGGCTGTCGGACCGGCTCGGGCGCGGCCCGGCCATGATGCTGGCGGGCACGCTCACGCTGGTCGCCATGACGGCGCCGCTCGCGTGGCCTCACCCGGCGGCGTTCGCGCTGCACTGGGTGCTGCTGGGCCTGACGATCTCCGGGTACTTCACGCTGCTGCAGGCGGCCGGGACGGAGGAGGTGCCGCACGCGGACGCGCCGCTCGCGCTGAGCGCCATCACGGTGTTCTTCGCGGTGGGTCAGTTCGTGGGGCCGAGCGTGGCGGGCCTGCTCGTGGAGCACGGCGGGTTCCGGGCGGCGTTCGCGCTGAGTGCGGCGGCCGTGCTGGTGTCGCTCGCGCTGACGGTGTGGCGGTACCGGGCGGGCCGCCGTGACCGGCAGGCCGTGCCGGACGGTGCCTGAACAGGCGGGACAGCGGCAGGACGGGCCTGCCCGCCGGTGGGCGACCGGTCAGGCTTCGCTGAGTTCGCCGTTGCCGCGTGTGGCGTCGCGCAGCGCGGCCCGGAAGGTGCCGGTGTCCTCGGGGTACAGGTGCAGGGTGAGGGTGAGGCCGGTGGCGGTGTACGTCTCCTCGCCGCGTTCGGTGTCGTGCTGGGTGAGCAGGTGGTACAGGGTGCTGACGTCCGCGAAGGGCACGCTGGCCGTGACGGTCACGCGGGGCCGCACGAGGTGTCGCCGGGCGGTGCGGACGCATTCGGCGGCGAGGTTGCCGTACGCGCGGGCGAGGCCGCCCGTGCCGAGTTTGATGCCGCCGTAGTAGCGGACGACGGCGACCGTGACGTGGTCCACGCCCTGGCCCTGCAGGGCGCGCAGGATGGGTTGTCCGGCGGTGCCGCCGGGTTCGCCGTCGTCGCTGAAGCGGTACGCGGTCCCGATGACGTAGGCCCAGCAGACGTGCGTGGCGTCCGGACGTTCGGCGCGGAGCGAACGCACCCAGTCCAGCGCCTCTTCGGGGGTGTCGGTGCGGGCGGCGAGGGCGATGAATTCGCTGCCCTGGGTCACGGTGTCGGCGCGCCAGGGGGCGCCGGGCGTGGCCTCGAGCGTCGTGAAGGGGTCCGGCGTCATGACGGGCAGCGTAGCAGGAGGCCCGCGCGCCGGACGAACGGGGCGGGACGGCACGGCGGAGTGTCGCCTGCCGCGCGATCGAACATACCGTCCGGACGGTATGTTAGGGCATGGCTTCCAGTTCCGTCCACGTCCGCAACACCGACCTCACCCGGCAGCAGCTGCTCACGGCCGCCGCCGACCTGCTCCTGGCGGGCGGCGTGAACCGCCTCACGCTGGACGCCGTCGCCGCCCGCGCAGGTGTCAGCAAGGGCGGCCTGCTGCACCACTACGCCAGCAAGGACGCGCTGCTCCTCGGGCTCGCCGACCGGCTCGTGCAGCGCTTCCGGGACGACCTGCAGGTGTGGCTGGACCGCGAGACGCCCGGCACGCCCGGCCGCTGGGCACGCGCGTACGTTCACGCGACCTTCGCGCCCGGTCAGGACGCGCACGACGAGGCGGTGTTCCTGGCGCTCGCCGGGGCTGTCGCCGCGCAGCCCACCCTGAACGCGCACCTGCGGACCCTGATGACCTTCGTGGACGAGGACAGCCTGCAGGACGGCCTGCCGCCCGCCCGCGCCACCGCCCTGCGCCTCGCGTGCGACGGCCTGTGGCTCAGCGACCTCGCGGGCCTCCCGCCCATCCGGGACGCGCACCGCGCCGACCTGTACGCCCAGCTGCTCGCGTGGACGCAGCCGTGAACGGTGCTCCCCCCCACGGGCGGCAGCCGTGACCGCGCCCCTCCCGCACGAGCGGTGGAAGCCGCGCTTCTACACGGTGTTCGGCGGTCAGGCCCTGTCCCTGATCGGGTCGGCCCTCACGCAGTTCGTGCTGATCTGGTGGATCACGCAGCAGACCGGGTCGGCCAGCGCACTCAGCGTGGCGGGCATCATGGCGCTGCTCCCGCAGGCCCTGCTGGGACCGCTGGGCGGCACGCTCGCCGACCGCTACAGCCGCCGCGTCATCATGATCCTGACGGACGCCGTGAGCGCCGCGTGCATGCTGGTCCTCATCGCGCTGTTCGCGACGGGCCGTGTGCAGCTGTGGCACATCTACACCATGATGTTCGTGCGCTCCAGCATGCAGGCCTTCCAGAGTCCGGCCGCGCAGGCGAGCACCGCCATGCTCGTGCCCGGCAGCTGGCTGCCGCGCGCCGCCGGGCTCAACCAGTCGCTGCAGGGCATCATGACGGTCGCCGCCGCGCCGCTCGGGGCACTCGCCCTGAGTGTCCTGCCGCTGCAGGGCGCCCTCCTGATCGACGTGTTCACCGCGCTGCTCGGCATCGTGCCGCTGTTCTTCTGGCGCATTCCGCAGGGCCGCCTGGAGGTGCAGCAGAGCGTGTGGCAGGACTTCCGGGAGGGCCTGAGCCTCGTGACGGGCTCGCCCGCCCTGACGCGGCTGTACCTGCTGATCGCGGCCGTGGTGCTGGTGATCATGCCGACCTTCACGCTCACGCCGCTGCTCGTGAAGCAGCACTTCGGGCTGGGCGTGAACAGCGTCGCGCTGATGGAGGGCCTGTCGGGCGTCGGGATGATCGCGGGTGGCCTGCTGGCCGCCGTGATCCGGTGGCGCAGCCGCATCGCGGCGGTCCTGATCGCGTTCGCGGTGTCGTGCGGGACGGTCGCGCTGACGGCCCTGGCCCCGCCGCACCTGTTCTGGCTGGCGGTGGTGTGGTGGGTGGTGAGCGGCGTGACGTTCAGTCTCGGCAGCGCCCCGCAGACGGCCCTGCTGCAGAGCATCGTCCCGAACCACCTACAGGGCCGGGCCCTGTCGCTGCTCGGCACGCTGACGGGCCTGGCGGGGCCGGTGGGGCTGGCGCTCGCCGCGCCGCTCGGGGAGCGGATCGGGACGCAGGGCATCTTCGCGTGGGGCGGGTTCCTCGCGGCGGCCGTGTGCCTGCTGGGCTTCGCGTCGCCCGCCCTGATGCGCATCGAGACGCCGGGCGCCGTGCCGGAAGGGACGGGCCGCCGCGACCGCGTGCACTGACGCCCGCCGGACTCACACGGAATGGCACAACACGCTCCGAGTTCAGCCGAGCGGAGCGAGTGGCAACAGGGACGGTGCGGCGCAGGTGGAAGGGATGTCGGTGCTGTTCCCGGCATCCCTGGAATCGGATCAAAACCGTATCAGGCGGGCAGAAGGCCGCGTTCCACGAGGTGCCGCCGCGCGTGGAAGAGGGTGAGGGCGCCCGGCCCCTGCAGGATCTCGCCCGCGAGGAGCCTGCGGTACACCTCAGGGAGAGGCAGCACCAGCCGTTCGATCAGTTCGTCCGGTTCGGGGTGAGCGTCGCCGAGCGTCACGCCGAGGGCCAGCAGCGGGTAGAAGGCGACACCGCTCACGCTGGGCTGCGGGTAGAAGGCAGGCAGCGCGATCCATTCGCGGGCCGTGCCGCCCACCTCCTCCTGCAGTTCGCGGGCGGCACTGTCCAGCACGTCCTCGCCGGGCTCCATGCCGCCCGCGACCACCTCGGTGATCCAGGCGCGCAGCGGGTAGCGGTACTGGCGGATGAGGACGGCCTCTCCGGCCGGGGTGATGGGCAGCACGAACACGGCGCGCGGGCCGCGCGGCCGGTACAGGTACGTGAGGCGCGTGCCGCTGCCGGTGAGGACATGATCGCGGTGCAGGACGTGCGGGGGGCCGGACACGGTCTCGCTGCCGAGCGTTTCCCAGGGCTGCTGTTCGTCGGGGACGAGGGTGGGCCAGTTGGGGTGGGCGGGGCGGTCGGTGGGGTCGGGCACGGTTCAGGCTACCGCGCCGCAGGACCGATACGGTTCTGAGCTGAACTCGTGGAGTTCGGCCGAGCGAAGCGAGCACCAACAAACGGTGTTGATCCGATTCCGGGGACGCCGGGATAAGCGCTGACATCCCTTCTTGGGCAGAACAGCGCCCATGACTGGGACAGCTCCGCAGGAGAGGACGCCTGCCCGCTTCTTGGGCAGAACGGACGTCCTGCAGGACGCCTGCCCGCTTCCACCTCCTCAAAACCGTATGAGAAGCCGTTCTCATCTCATGAGGACGCAGGTCACATTCTCACCGCGCGGCCACGTACAGTACGGTCAATTCATGGCCAGCCTCCCTGCTTCCCGCGACGCCAGCTCCGGCCTCCGCTCCTGCACCCTCGCGCTGCTCACGGCCCTGACGTTCGGCAGCGGGGCGCACGCCGCCGCCCCCGACCCCTTCCTGCGTTCCGGCCCGGTCGCGCAGCCCCCCACCCTCAGCGGCCCGGCCACACCCGGCAGCGCGGCCCCCGCCCCGGCCCCCGTCACCACCGCCGCGCCCGTGCTGGCCGGGCCGCCCGTGCAGGCGTTCGGTGTGCCGCGCTTCAGCAGCACCGGCGGCAACACCCGCGTCGTGTTCGACCTGCCCGCCGGCCTGCGGTACTCGCTGACGCCCACCTTCAGCGGCCTGCGCCTCGACGTGAACGCCCAGCCGGGCGTGCGCGTGCAGGCGCAGCACGTCCCCGCGCCCGGCGCGGCCGTCAGCGACTACAGCCTCACGCTCGGCAGCGACGGCAGCTCGCAGCTGCTGCTGCAGACGCCGTTCCCGCTCGGCAGCACGCAGGGCTGGACGGCCAGCGAGACGACCATCGCGACCGGCGGCCGCGTCCTCATCCTGAACTTCGGTGCGGCCCTGGGCGGCGGCGCGGAACCCAGCGTGCGCGGCACGGTCCTCGCCGTCGCGCCGCCCGCCATGCCCGGCAGTCCCTCCGCCACCGCGGGCGCGCCCGTCCCCACCGCCGACCAGCTCCCGCCCGGCGACACCGCCAGCGCCCTCGGCTCGAACGCCCTGCCCACCCCCACGCCCGCCCTGCCCGGCAGCAGCGACAGCAGCCGCCTCACGAGCGGCACCGTGCCCGGCACGCCCGCCGGACCCGCCACGCTCGGCGCGCCCCGCATCGGCAAGAACCCTGGCCTGACGCGCGTGGTGCTGGAACTGCCGCCCGCCGCGACCTTCCGCGTCACGCCGCTCCCGCTCGGCCTGCGCATCGACCTGAGCGGCGTGAGCGCCGGACAGCTCACGAGCGCGCCGAACCTCACGCCGGAAGTGCGCGGCTGGAGCGTCGCCCCGAACCTTACGGGCGCGTCCCTGACGCTGCTCACGTCCTCCCCCATCACGCTGCGCAGCGGGTGGCGTGACGTGCTCCTCCCGCCCGCCGACGGCAGCCAGCTCGCCCGCCTCGCCATCGACGTGTCGCCCGCCCTGGCCGACACCAGCCCCCTCGGGCCGCTCGCGCTCGCCCCGCTGCGCAGCGCTCGCCCCGCCATGCTGGCCTTCAGCGGCACGCCGAACCGTCCGCGCGTCGTGCTGGACCCCGGTCACGGCGGCAGCGACCCCGGCGCGATCGGGCAGATCGTGGAAAAGGAAGTGACGCTCGACGTGGCCCGCCGCGTACGCGCCGACCTCGCGCAGGCGGGCATCGACGTGATCATGACGCGCGACAGCGACACCGCCCTCGCCGCCGACAAGACCACCGACCTCGGCATGCGCGCCGCCCTGGGCACGACCACCGGCGCGCAGATGTTCGTGAGCATCCACGTGAACAGCACCGAGGCCGCGTCCGCCCTCAGGGGCTACGGCATCGAGACGTGGTGGAACAACAACCACCCGAACTCGCAGGCGCTCGCGCAGAGCATCCAGCAGGACGCGGTCGCCAGCACCGCCGCGTACTCGCGCGGCCTGAAGAACGTCCACACGCTCGCCGTGCTGCGCCTGTCGCGCATCCCGGCCGCCCTCGTGGAGATCGGGTACACCAGTCACCCCATTGACGGGCAGAACCTCAAGGACAGCAACTACCTCGACCGGGTGGCGTTCGGCGTCGCGTCCGGCATCCGCGACGCGCTGCAGGCCGGGATCGGCACCACCTGGCGCTGACCGACCCGGCAGGCACGCGCGTTCAGCCCAGCCCGAGCCAGCGCAGCAGCCAGTACGTGCCGAACCCGCCCAGGATGCCCAGCGCGAGCTGACGGGAGCGCCACATCAGCAGGCCCGCCACCAGCGCCGCCACGGCGCGCCTGGGGGCGTCCGCGGCGTTCGCCACGTCCGGCACGACCAGCGCCGCGAACACGCTCACCGGCACGAACCGCAGGAACGCCAGCCAGAACGGCGGGAGGCGCACGCCGCCCAGACTGAGGCCCAGGTACCGGGACGCGAAGGTCACGGCCCACATGCCCAGCATGGTGAGCAGCACGTTCACGGTTCCCGCCCGCCCGCGTCCCCCGCGCCCCTGGAGGTGAGGGCCGCGCCGAGCAGCGCGCCGCCCACCCCGGCGATCAGGACCGTCAGGCCGCCCGGCAGGACGCGCGACACCGCCCACGCGAGCAGGCCCGACCCGGCCGCCACGATCAGCGTGACGCGCGACGTGAGGAGCGGCACGAGCAGGCCCAGGAACGCCAGCGGGAAGATCACGTCCGCGCCCACCGCCGCCGGGTCCGGAATGAACGCCCCCACCAGGGCGCCCAGCAGCGTGAAGGCGTTCCACACGACGTACAGGCTGAGTTCCGCGCCCAGCAGGAACGGCAGGCTGAGCGTGCCCTGCGGCGCGGCGATCACCACGCCGTACGCCTCGTCCGTCAGGAACTGCGCGGCCAGCCCGCGCCGCCACCCGTGCAGCGGGAGGCTCTGCGCGAGGCTGAGGCCGTACAGGACGTGCCGGACGTTCAGCAGGAACGTGGTGCCCACCACTGCGAGCGCGCTCGCCCCCTGTCCGAACAGGCCTGCCGCCGCGAACTGCGACGCGCCCGCGAACACCGTGAGGCTCATGAGCTGCGTGTCCAGCACGCTCAGGTGGGCGGCGCGCGCCGTGACCGCGTACGCCACCGCGAACGGCGCGACGCCCAGCCACAGCGGCAGCATCGCCGTGAAGCCCGACAGGAACGGCGAGCGGGCCACACGCATCAGATGACCCGCCGTTCCGGCAGCCGCTCCCCGCGCGACAGGCGGCGCTCCATCAGGCGCACGAGGCGCGTCAGGGTGAAGGTCAGCAGGAAGTACACGACGGCCAGCACCGCGTACACCTCGAACTGCCGGTACGTGGCGTTCGTGATGTACTTGCCCTGCGCGAACAGTTCCTGCAGCGTCACCGCGCTCGCCAGACTGCTGCCCAGGATCAGCGACACGAACTCGTTCCCGAGCGCCGGGAGCGCCACCCGCCACGCCTGCGGCAGCACCACGAACCTCAGGGACTGCACGCGCGACAGGCCCAGGCTGCGCGCCGCTTCCAGCTGCCCGTCCGGCACGCTCCGCAGGCCGCCGCGCACGATCTCGGACGTGTACGCCGCCGAGTACAGCCCCAGCGCCAGCACCGCCGCCGGGAAGCCCTGCAGCGTCACGCCCAGCGCGGGCAGCCCGTAATACACCACGCTCAGCAGCACGATGAGCGGCACGCCGCGCACCACCTCCACGTACGCGTTGCCCAGCGTGCAGAGCAGCGGCACCCGGAAGGTCCGCACGACGCCCAGCAGCGTCCCCAGCAGCACCGACACCAGCAGCGCCGACACGCTCACGCCGAGCGTCAGCTGTAGCCCCGCCCACAGCAGCGCCGGGTAGTCCCCCGACAGGATGGCCCGGAAGCCGATGAGCAGGTCATTCACCGGGACAGGATAGCGGCCCGGCACGCCACGCACCCAGGGACACCGCGCCCCGCAACCGTGCCCGACCAGACCATGCCCTGACACGCGCCCCTTACACTGGAGTGAGGCCCGCGCGGACAGTCCCCCCTGGACTGAGCCCCCCATACCGGACCTCAAGGTAGACGTGAATTCATGCCAGTCCTGGCACCCCAGCACCCGACCGTGCCCGACCTCGCCCGCAGCGGCGACCCCGTGGCCCGCGCACGCGACACCCGCGAAGGGACCGTGCCGCACACCGTGATCGACTCGCTCTACGTCCGCAGCTGGACGTAGGCCCCACGCACGCCGGACCCACACCGCCCACGCCCCGGACCCGCCCCGACCGGCGACCGGCCCGGCGGCCAAGCAGTGCAGGCCAGCGTGACGGCGTCCGCGTACCCGCGAACCGTCACCCGTGCCCCCGGCCGCACGCGCGCCACCATTCGAGATCAAGCACACTTCAGGTCCCCGACCTGACAAGGAAGGTGTTCTATGCGGGCCTGGCTC
This genomic window contains:
- a CDS encoding MFS transporter, encoding MAWVGMLVTLVSVACARLAFGLVLPQMRAGLHLSYAQAGTLGTLTALGYLLMLIPAGQLARRWSARGSVLIGLTLNTLGFVGLWGVQSLGPLRLLMVLLGLGTALVFTPLVSLLTAWFPARRGTVIGLASSGVGVGLLLTGVLLPRLTHAYGPGSWRLMWAAFALLGVLVLALAAAVLREAPRAGGRPERVPGASLRVYRSAGVLRVGGAYGLGGLAYSVQTLFMLSFTLQSGVSPAVAGTLVAVHGLLSVFAGVGWGWLSDRLGRGPAMMLAGTLTLVAMTAPLAWPHPAAFALHWVLLGLTISGYFTLLQAAGTEEVPHADAPLALSAITVFFAVGQFVGPSVAGLLVEHGGFRAAFALSAAAVLVSLALTVWRYRAGRRDRQAVPDGA
- a CDS encoding ABC transporter substrate-binding protein — protein: MNSTRTRARLTTGLVTAALLMPSLSLAQNAPLAALSDGQIRIGVITDLSGVYSEVAGQGAVKAVNMAVEDFIVANPAYRGKITVTAADHQNKADIASNKATEMIERQGVDFITDLVSSAAALAASEVARQRKIPVIAVGPGTSTLTNEKCNRYTFHYAYDNYMLANGTGTAVTRRGGKTWYIIYPNYVFGQDLNRQMTAAVQENGGKLVAPSEATPFPNTDFSSYLLKAQSLKPKIFGTMQAGADLVNVVKQYNEFGLKKQGIGLGIGLLFDTDVTALGQDAYAGAIATVPWFWNMDALSRAWAARFEKAFGKKPTWEQAGNYSATTQYLNAVVRARSDNGDAVVKALEGYRFNDFYARNAYIRPQDHRVTLDVYTVQVKAKADAKEPGDYFKRTAIIPADKAFTPLSESKCKMQ
- a CDS encoding MFS transporter, which codes for MTAPLPHERWKPRFYTVFGGQALSLIGSALTQFVLIWWITQQTGSASALSVAGIMALLPQALLGPLGGTLADRYSRRVIMILTDAVSAACMLVLIALFATGRVQLWHIYTMMFVRSSMQAFQSPAAQASTAMLVPGSWLPRAAGLNQSLQGIMTVAAAPLGALALSVLPLQGALLIDVFTALLGIVPLFFWRIPQGRLEVQQSVWQDFREGLSLVTGSPALTRLYLLIAAVVLVIMPTFTLTPLLVKQHFGLGVNSVALMEGLSGVGMIAGGLLAAVIRWRSRIAAVLIAFAVSCGTVALTALAPPHLFWLAVVWWVVSGVTFSLGSAPQTALLQSIVPNHLQGRALSLLGTLTGLAGPVGLALAAPLGERIGTQGIFAWGGFLAAAVCLLGFASPALMRIETPGAVPEGTGRRDRVH
- a CDS encoding NUDIX domain-containing protein — encoded protein: MPDPTDRPAHPNWPTLVPDEQQPWETLGSETVSGPPHVLHRDHVLTGSGTRLTYLYRPRGPRAVFVLPITPAGEAVLIRQYRYPLRAWITEVVAGGMEPGEDVLDSAARELQEEVGGTAREWIALPAFYPQPSVSGVAFYPLLALGVTLGDAHPEPDELIERLVLPLPEVYRRLLAGEILQGPGALTLFHARRHLVERGLLPA
- a CDS encoding IMPACT family protein, whose amino-acid sequence is MTPDPFTTLEATPGAPWRADTVTQGSEFIALAARTDTPEEALDWVRSLRAERPDATHVCWAYVIGTAYRFSDDGEPGGTAGQPILRALQGQGVDHVTVAVVRYYGGIKLGTGGLARAYGNLAAECVRTARRHLVRPRVTVTASVPFADVSTLYHLLTQHDTERGEETYTATGLTLTLHLYPEDTGTFRAALRDATRGNGELSEA
- a CDS encoding ABC transporter ATP-binding protein — protein: MTPALQAVHLCKEFRGFRATNDVTLDIREGEIHAVIGPNGAGKTTLFNLLSGFLKPTSGEVRLFGERVDTLSPQHLVRRGLSRSFQISSVFGSMTVRDNLAVALQAPTALPHRFWISDRALQRFDPRIDEIVAQVGLQDVQHRLAADLSHGEKRGLEIGLSLTQEPRVLLLDEPTSGMGSEGIERVIALVRRVAAGRTVVMVEHNMSVVAQLADRITVLQYGQVIASGPYEQVRQDPAVIAAYLGHEEDIFAEDGSEADIAPGHGSRA
- a CDS encoding TetR/AcrR family transcriptional regulator; its protein translation is MASSSVHVRNTDLTRQQLLTAAADLLLAGGVNRLTLDAVAARAGVSKGGLLHHYASKDALLLGLADRLVQRFRDDLQVWLDRETPGTPGRWARAYVHATFAPGQDAHDEAVFLALAGAVAAQPTLNAHLRTLMTFVDEDSLQDGLPPARATALRLACDGLWLSDLAGLPPIRDAHRADLYAQLLAWTQP
- a CDS encoding acyl-CoA dehydrogenase family protein, which gives rise to MLDYFQARSLLGGDEQLVMDSVRSYVDAQLMPHIARWWDDADLPVRDVMKGLGAQGLLGPTIPEEYGGSGASYSSYGAMMYELERCDSGLRSAASVQGSLVMHPIYTYGSEEQKREYLPGLASGELVGCFGLTEPDGGSDPGAMRTRARRDGDDYVLNGNKMWITNSPEADLAVVWAKLQGEDGRDAVRGFIVTRGTRGFSTPKIGRKMSLRASVTGEIVLEDCRVPASSMLPGVAGLKGPLGCLTSARYGIAWGAMGALEAVYAATLEYTTGRSTFGKPIAARQLVQDKLVRMLTDHTTGLLLAVQLGQLKDSGRMTFGQVSLAKRNNVRVALQGARLARELHGGNGITTEYPVIRHMLNLETVDTYEGTHDIHTLIVGRDITGLGALE
- a CDS encoding ABC transporter ATP-binding protein, with the protein product MTPLLTVRDLQAFYGQSHVLHGVNLDVQQGEVVSLIGRNGAGKTTTLKRIMGVLPPPRGHNGGSVTLDGQDITRLNSNAVARRGVAWVPEERAILGNLSVRENLELPPLRPGGWDLNRAYDAFPVLRERAHHPGTKLSGGEQQMLAMLRVLRGAPRLLLLDEPSEGLAPVIVQAIGRMLDDLKAQGLAIVLVEQNLSFAARLADRHYVMVDGRIVDEVPREQVRERRRDLLHHLSV